One Deltaproteobacteria bacterium DNA segment encodes these proteins:
- a CDS encoding sigma 54-interacting transcriptional regulator — protein sequence MQDNDIQKPTSNRHSEEPVSGLEEDLEARSQILLAGEATVVLDRKSRIMGSNETARRLFGQEMLPGEPFLLENILQGPYLAEAQAALDNALGKGDGTQNLPARAEDAQGISFNCLYSANPIFGPGKQVIGALLSFLDAEYVAIQPRPFTDPALLPQVPTLGFENLLEQLAEGIFTINSRWRIISFNQTAERITGYRRDEVLGRFCWEIFRSDLCQSDCPLRITLETGLTRLDQDVRMLDKRGSKLPVLVNTSVVRDRNGLVVGAVESFRPLLELHEALNPSPQKHFLSDIIGKSPSMTRIFEMLPDLAATDVNVLIQGESGTGKELIARAIHDQSPYKEGPFIAVNCSALAETLLESELFGHEKAAFTGAVRSKVGRFELARGGTLFLDEIGELKPELQVKLLRVLEQRVFERVGGTRLIPMQARIISATNRDLAKALREGMFREDLFYRLRTVPITLPPLRERREDIPLLVEYFIARLNKKYKKEIRVLDPKVQRLFMTHPWPGNVRELERVLEHAYVFVKGPVIFLNNLPAMDEFLQERKLEGIQENSGESDSQAIQKALTRAGGRREEAAALLGLSRTSLWRKMKQFGLK from the coding sequence ATGCAAGATAACGATATCCAAAAACCAACCTCTAATCGCCATTCGGAAGAACCGGTCTCCGGGTTGGAAGAAGACCTTGAGGCCAGATCCCAGATCCTTTTGGCTGGAGAAGCCACTGTAGTTCTGGATCGAAAATCCAGGATTATGGGTTCCAATGAAACAGCCCGGCGGCTCTTCGGACAGGAAATGTTGCCCGGCGAACCGTTTTTGCTTGAAAACATCCTCCAAGGTCCTTATTTAGCCGAAGCCCAGGCCGCATTGGATAATGCCCTGGGAAAAGGTGATGGCACCCAAAACCTGCCGGCCAGGGCCGAAGATGCCCAGGGTATTTCTTTTAACTGTCTCTACTCGGCCAATCCCATTTTCGGGCCAGGGAAACAAGTCATCGGCGCTTTGTTAAGCTTCCTGGATGCCGAGTATGTCGCCATTCAGCCCAGACCCTTTACCGATCCGGCCCTGTTGCCCCAAGTACCCACTCTGGGTTTTGAAAACCTTTTGGAACAATTAGCCGAAGGGATCTTTACCATTAATTCCCGCTGGCGGATCATCTCCTTTAATCAGACGGCCGAGAGGATTACGGGTTATCGCCGCGATGAAGTCTTGGGACGCTTTTGTTGGGAAATCTTCCGATCCGATCTTTGTCAATCCGATTGTCCCTTGCGCATCACCCTGGAAACAGGCCTCACCCGGTTGGACCAGGATGTACGGATGCTTGATAAACGGGGGTCCAAATTGCCCGTACTGGTTAATACCAGTGTGGTCCGGGACCGCAATGGACTGGTCGTCGGGGCGGTCGAATCCTTCCGCCCCCTGTTGGAATTACATGAAGCTTTGAATCCTTCTCCTCAAAAACATTTTCTGTCGGATATTATTGGCAAAAGCCCTTCTATGACCCGCATCTTTGAGATGCTCCCCGATCTGGCGGCAACGGATGTCAATGTCCTGATCCAGGGAGAAAGCGGAACCGGGAAAGAATTGATAGCCCGGGCCATTCATGACCAATCTCCGTACAAAGAAGGGCCTTTTATTGCCGTAAATTGTTCGGCCCTGGCTGAAACCCTTCTGGAATCGGAGTTATTCGGTCATGAAAAAGCGGCCTTTACCGGCGCAGTGAGATCCAAGGTCGGGCGCTTTGAACTGGCCAGGGGGGGGACCTTATTTCTGGATGAAATCGGCGAACTTAAGCCCGAGCTTCAAGTAAAACTTCTGCGGGTTTTAGAGCAAAGGGTCTTTGAACGGGTCGGGGGAACCCGATTGATCCCTATGCAAGCCCGTATTATAAGCGCTACCAATCGGGATCTGGCCAAGGCCCTTCGGGAAGGAATGTTTCGGGAAGACCTTTTTTACCGCCTCCGTACTGTCCCGATAACCCTCCCTCCCCTTCGTGAACGCCGGGAAGATATCCCTTTGCTGGTCGAATATTTTATAGCCCGGCTCAATAAAAAATACAAAAAAGAGATCCGCGTCCTGGACCCCAAGGTCCAGCGCCTGTTCATGACCCACCCCTGGCCGGGCAATGTGCGGGAACTCGAAAGGGTCCTGGAACATGCCTATGTATTTGTCAAGGGACCGGTAATTTTTTTAAACAACCTTCCGGCCATGGATGAATTCCTTCAGGAGCGCAAATTAGAAGGCATTCAGGAAAACAGCGGGGAGTCTGATAGCCAAG